The following proteins are co-located in the Calliphora vicina chromosome 2, idCalVici1.1, whole genome shotgun sequence genome:
- the Cog8 gene encoding conserved oligomeric Golgi complex subunit 8, with translation MDLESERILKLIFPDGVPDNLRDNPELFNYLNKLGSYKVDQLKKEQTRLTEETKHIVEQTQDLAISNYKTFIKTAENSRSIYSEFKNAESQVETLIDKLPELIDKCENFQGESVDINEQRRLNSITLKKNAQLLEILELPQLMERCIREGRYEEALELASYVQKMGENQGHIPIIKSIVNSVEMLWHTMLVQLVAQLRTDLQLPKCLQIVGYLRRMQAFGTNELKLKFLQARDAWLTNSLKAIPIDDAQQHLNKTIEVTRVNLFNIINQYKAIFPEEDASETLSTSATNQKPLQGVSCDGSRIFQSWLHEKITDFLKTLEFDLQRGIVLFDTVLGQCMYFGLSFSRVGADFRALMVPIFVKVIKEKFLTAIAVVNQNFEKELEKYTLINKVTVHNRNSSANSDVNDLESYSPPETLLDFHPLAALCNGYLNALNDLRLCAPTALANDVTNSLQQSLEMVAKRILAFYRQEQQAFTANERDTFTKLCGCFAYDLMPYLQRCIHAIFPPSVLSSHLGLNLNNLENTKITYLQQKVILEPLKHLLPHKNDGYMKAEAPKAVEFNVAVTAEG, from the exons atggATTTAGAAAGCGaaagaatattaaaattaatttttccagATGGCGTACCAG ACAATTTACGTGACAATCCGGAATTGTTCAATTATCTCAATAAATTGGGTTCATACAAAGTGGATCAATTGAAAAAGGAGCAGACCCGTTTAACAGAAGAAACTAAACATATTGTAGAACAGACACAAGACTTGGCTATTTccaattacaaaacatttattaaaactgCTGAAAATTCACGTTCAATTTACAGTGAATTCAAGAATGCCGAGTCCCAGGTGGAAACTTTAATTGATAAATTGCCAGAATTAATTGATAAATGCGAAAATTTCCAAGGTGAATCCGTGGATATTAACGAGCAACGTCGTTTGAATTCTATAACTTTAAAAAAGAATGCTCAATTACTGGAGATTTTAGAGCTGCCTCAGCTTATGGAGCGCTGCATACGAGAGGGTAGATATGAAGAAGCTTTAGAGTTGGCTAGCTATGTACAAAAGATGGGAGAAAACCAGGGTCACATTCCAATAATTAAG agtATTGTTAATTCCGTGGAAATGTTATGGCATACAATGTTGGTACAACTTGTGGCTCAATTGCGAACAGATTTACAATTGCCCAAGTGTTTACAAATTGTTGGTTATCTACGTAGAATGCAGGCTTTCGGTACTAATGAACTTAAACTGAAATTTTTACAAGCTAGAGATGCCTGGTTGACCAATTCGTTGAAGGCTATACCTATTGATGATG ctCAACAACACTTAAACAAAACGATAGAAGTAACTCGCGTAAATCTCTTCAATATTATCAATCAATACAAAGCGATATTCCCAGAAGAAGATGCCTCAGAGACTTTATCAACTTCAGCAACAAACCAAAAACCTTTACAGGGTGTAAGTTGTGACGGATCACGCATATTTCAGTCGTGGTTACatgaaaaa ATTACtgactttttaaaaactttagagTTTGACTTGCAGCGTGGCATAGTACTATTCGATACTGTTTTGGGGCAATGCATGTATTTTGGTTTGTCTTTTAGTCGTGTTGGTGCCGACTTCAGAGCACTTATGGTgccaatatttgttaaagtaattAAAGAGAAATTTCTAACTGCAATTGCAGtagtaaatcaaaatttcgaaaaagaaTTGGAGAAATATACTCTAATAAACAAAGTAACAGTTCATAACAGAAATTCTTCAGCTAACAGTGATGTAAACGATTTGGAATCTTATTCGCCGCCAGAAACTCTGTTAGATTTTCATCCCTTGGCAGCTTTGTGTAATGGCTATTTGAATGCTCTTAATGACTTGCGTTTGTGTGCTCCAACTGCTTTGGCAAATGATGTTACCAATAGTTTGCAACAATCTCTAGAAATGGTGGCCAAAAGAATTTTAGCCTTCTATCGCCAGGAACAACAAGCCTTCACAGCCAATGAAAGAGACACATTTACCAAGCTGTGTGGATGTTTTGCCTATGATTTAATGCCCTATCTTCAGCGTTGCATACATGCCATATTTCCACCCAGTGTCTTAAGCAGCCATTtgggtttaaatttaaataatctaGAGAATACAAAAATAACTTATTTACAGCAAAAAGTTATTTTGGAGCCACTAAAACATTTATTACCCCACAAAAATGATGGATATATGAAAGCTGAAGCACCAAAGGCAGTAGAATTCAATGTGGCTGTAACAGCCGAAGGttaa